A single Synergistaceae bacterium DNA region contains:
- the flgC gene encoding flagellar basal body rod protein FlgC — protein sequence MKIFDSLEVAGSSLTAHRLWMDTISSNLANINTTRTKAGGPYKRRVPVFAEMLDNTLGGYHDIGGVRVLGISEDQGAPRMAYQPDHPDANEEGYVAYPNVNLVREMTDMLVASRAYEANLSVVTTGRDMWNGALDVMRG from the coding sequence ATGAAAATTTTTGACAGCCTCGAAGTCGCAGGAAGCTCACTGACCGCCCACCGCTTGTGGATGGACACAATATCGTCGAACCTCGCCAACATAAACACTACACGAACGAAAGCAGGAGGCCCCTACAAGCGGAGAGTTCCTGTTTTCGCGGAAATGCTCGATAACACATTAGGCGGGTATCACGACATAGGAGGAGTCCGCGTTCTTGGGATAAGTGAAGATCAGGGCGCGCCGAGAATGGCATATCAGCCAGATCACCCGGACGCGAATGAAGAAGGCTATGTAGCGTACCCGAATGTTAATCTTGTGCGTGAGATGACGGACATGTTAGTGGCGAGCCGTGCATATGAGGCAAATTTGAGCGTTGTTACGACAGGGCGCGATATGTGGAACGGTGCGCTTGACGTAATGAGGGGATAA
- the flgB gene encoding flagellar basal body rod protein FlgB: MLGDYTWDVIEKESECLAQRFQAVSKNVANANTPGYARHNVSFEDQMREVMEQGRKLHMTVTDPGHIPSHPLKIKDVHAADTKIMDEQYRLDLNNVDPEREMAVLAETRMMYTGFMRIAASKLTTLKSVIAGR, translated from the coding sequence ATGCTAGGCGATTATACATGGGACGTAATCGAGAAGGAGTCGGAGTGCCTCGCGCAAAGATTCCAGGCCGTAAGCAAGAACGTAGCCAACGCAAACACACCCGGCTATGCCCGGCATAATGTCTCGTTTGAGGATCAAATGCGCGAAGTCATGGAGCAGGGCAGGAAACTTCACATGACAGTAACAGACCCCGGGCATATTCCCTCGCACCCGCTCAAGATTAAGGACGTTCACGCCGCTGACACGAAAATAATGGATGAGCAGTATCGGCTTGACCTGAACAATGTAGACCCCGAAAGAGAAATGGCGGTGCTTGCCGAGACGCGGATGATGTACACGGGCTTCATGAGGATAGCCGCCAGCAAGCTCACAACCCTGAAATCTGTAATAGCCGGAAGGTGA